One Oikeobacillus pervagus DNA segment encodes these proteins:
- a CDS encoding SprT family protein, with protein sequence MNDENLQQLVEDISTKYFGKDFRHRAVFNPRLRTTGGRYMLKSHNIEMNKKYYQEHGMEELIGIIKHELCHYHLHLEGKGYKHRDRDFKQLMKQVGAPRFCTPLSKQEKNSNKKILIYQCRECQQKYPRRKKVNTDKFVCGICKGRLVFVERRGT encoded by the coding sequence ATGAATGATGAAAATTTACAGCAACTAGTGGAGGATATTTCGACTAAATACTTTGGAAAGGACTTTCGCCATAGGGCAGTCTTTAATCCACGGCTAAGAACAACGGGTGGGAGATACATGTTGAAATCCCATAATATCGAAATGAATAAAAAATATTATCAGGAACATGGGATGGAAGAGCTGATCGGGATTATTAAGCATGAACTATGTCATTATCACCTTCATTTAGAAGGAAAAGGCTATAAACATCGAGACCGTGATTTCAAACAATTAATGAAACAAGTAGGTGCACCAAGATTTTGTACGCCCTTATCAAAACAGGAAAAGAATTCGAACAAAAAAATTCTTATCTATCAATGTCGAGAATGCCAGCAAAAATACCCTCGCCGTAAAAAGGTAAATACAGACAAGTTTGTATGTGGCATATGTAAAGGCAGACTAGTTTTTGTTGAGAGGAGAGGTACATAA
- the cmpA gene encoding cortex morphogenetic protein CmpA: protein MPNWLQNQMRRAFHEKNRYQIKLLNQCWYFYREKHC from the coding sequence ATGCCTAACTGGCTACAAAATCAAATGCGGAGAGCTTTTCATGAAAAAAATCGCTATCAAATTAAACTTCTGAATCAATGTTGGTATTTCTACAGAGAAAAACACTGCTAA